The following proteins are encoded in a genomic region of Mycolicibacterium confluentis:
- a CDS encoding VOC family protein yields the protein MTLSVAMVTVDTHDPDRLAAWWAEAVGGTTSPVMPGEFVTVTLPDGGNLGFQRVDDPTPGKNRVHVDFTDDDIDAAVARLVSLGAVEKARQSFGDEFAWVVLEDPDGNAFCVAAGH from the coding sequence ATGACTCTGAGTGTGGCGATGGTGACAGTGGACACGCACGATCCCGACCGGCTCGCGGCGTGGTGGGCCGAGGCGGTGGGCGGCACCACGTCGCCCGTGATGCCGGGCGAGTTCGTCACGGTGACGCTGCCGGACGGCGGCAACCTGGGATTCCAGCGCGTCGACGACCCGACGCCGGGGAAGAACCGGGTGCACGTGGACTTCACCGATGACGACATCGACGCCGCGGTGGCGCGGTTGGTGTCCCTGGGGGCGGTGGAGAAGGCCCGACAGAGCTTCGGCGACGAGTTCGCATGGGTGGTGCTGGAGGATCCCGACGGCAACGCGTTCTGTGTGGCGGCGGGGCA